Proteins found in one Leishmania major strain Friedlin complete genome, chromosome 35 genomic segment:
- a CDS encoding riboflavin kinase/fmn adenylyltransferase-like protein (previous protein_id=AAZ14539.1) has translation MRPWFLRGRVIHGFGRGGTQLGYPTANLELSEAAIDFLKPYDNFVLWGWGCVEAAEPNTWEAHAEDASHAPLGPFPFVMSIGNNPQFKNVDVSAEVHFLHKFDGDFYGRVVRIITLERIRSQSAFTTLEELIRTIDCDVVFAEEHLKMPEWAPYGQHEMVNPCCVPAQLRGAAEAPSFGFLEL, from the coding sequence ATGAGGCCGTGGTTTCTGCGCGGTAGGGTAATTCACGGCTTCGGCCGTGGTGGCACGCAGCTCGGGTACCCCACAGCGAACTTGGAGCTCAGCGAGGCGGCTATCGACTTCCTGAAGCCTTACGACAACTTTGTGCTCTGGGGATGGGGTtgtgtggaggcggcggagccgAACACCTGGGAGGCGCACGCTGAGGATGCGTCTCATGCGCCGCTCGGACCTTTTCCGTTTGTGATGTCTATCGGCAACAACCCGCAGTTCAAGAACGTGGACGTCAGTGCGGAGGTGCACTTCCTGCACAAGTTTGACGGTGACTTCTACGGCCGTGTCGTGCGGATCATCACGCTGGAGCGCATCCGCTCGCAATCCGCCTTCACAACACTGGAGGAGCTCATCAGAACAATCGACTGCGATGTGGTGTTTGCCGAGGAGCACTTGAAGATGCCTGAGTGGGCGCCGTACGGGCAACATGAAATGGTGAACCCTTGTTgtgtgccggcgcagctgcgcggcgcagccgagGCTCCATCCTTCGGCTTTCTTGAGCTTTAG
- a CDS encoding putative protein kinase (previous protein_id=AAZ14540.1), which translates to MAHRDSDAITPHSPRSQPRTPTGHIGKQKDAIDRDGVQPGGDVGIGAASLQRWRGMYDGGSKIAPFLSERHTHQQSKEKVAIGGDSSTVVVSPNVIAATPRESRSPLDSATIPPSPLQVHPKPILPASVAASTSLARQHGVRGNVRSVDKASTDNDEQADSQGHSSPSCSIIAPSSNGGGDFSLETDNDAQLSNAPCHAPSGRRLTQLELPFPQATLSSPLQSAQSTSADGVDTSAGSQDTRLSSKRSTASRRCYVPGRASRLHANTLLSDGGGGMLSALLSTTSRVTTQASQVTTRAPNESLHGLDTSYMRASLLPLTSETDSTSEGTSLTPVHQRDASITYLSSLPPPPPPPVRTRTFTLAEATEHAAHAPAAHSSTRWTPSALMTPPLMVVESRSLAPSFRTRNPLMQQRQLSHGHLGEHAVAPSQFHDDAAPAAAGPPCPCYRGPRSALLRGCTDRGQSASRTPPIAVLVPLPPESEESAPAPASTPAIASPPPTQPLDSDTYEVNADSMASEMSFRYRERPSPRAQQLDQASVLEPRASVCVSPLHPSLSQVYALTPRPQQPRSTPARSSPPRNGDPTLLEYVANLKPPRGSCSVRGGLLSVGVALCAVPLCAAILLFGLHYWAVTLQEKSYAEALLRPRMGTMLKVDVALLLSILVSIAVVGGGSGAAIYVLLYRLAIRHQVRAFALCVRLADALPPLDVHRLAAEDSEGRHDSATPIDAATAVGQHAASGDTRTQWFSPFVARWHEEVSRLVKLVTCPIEVSQAEWRSFLFSERRSLALPNEGANGSGDRPVAETTLADGPFRNSNNSRSLPFGVQASVPMTENEPWPPHDAQPGSRYRMSEAVFSRRPQHPVDVSKRQEAVTVVVCRLMAPAELLVEQRPLTQVQLKELQRLSNEFHQRLRTVPRTSYAAITEVGVHEVVFSFNTFSPLPSLVASPAAVALAVLAHKALVEWSPTYLGTPVQWGIAVHRFDAYMSPTRGMQGRLYVSFGTVEYDFARLLAELAALFNYGALCHAGFLADASCESQCLPVDYVMDLRQQAFVVYQLHDGDVDREQRLQMHSAIASMRNGEYKAAADALRVWRRKNGGCSGLPRTAAHLRYVAGFLECAARRRRPRVSEAKVAAETAPSFTCAVEGVAEWAGESLLTSYFRPPPVWEEEEAPQAPSPDLLCAPAIQATSGGGSCGLQRRECGSSNVLVPSSAQPSRGAAGELTTFFRSLMRRSYRARTRYVLSTEQQEGQVGSRAMGEAPHQPREVLAAIEGDASPPSSLQRCYGPPSPGTESVSGEGNVLEAGSAPLSPRDNVTGCSSSFHATRSVFEASTPITTFPDVVSGDRKWAALALLTEPDQSTITVTASRPHLFSNSWSLAESGVPEMPTLTPLTSGVLRSSQLDVRRQRRTSILIPAAKKEDDAAGPVTACASAKENATLRSSRGRRDSGGCRSERPRGRSGSQFTTEVPTSDELSSRLLGHPCVSQLTDTTIAHFPSEVSHESLSARSGSVRPRASASTAAASSVLPLFADSTVPFTLQDRAEARSEEETACEADLNQELSMMSVAQRSRSRRSHRATAQPSSVVCSCTRRIDNSLSNTVMVFQGFHPDGYLVVVKRADRRAAKQVAQLRNEVDLLRELHHRNIVNIVSAWKDDEAVYFAMEYACETLATVLQKFKVLLPGVVRFYARELLNALVYLHRDCGIIHRDLSPNNIIITNTTDRSRVKLIDFGRSIMAPRFCSGSISMSTTVPGNASLEFTERRSSRNKVSATDMPTSVVGTPLFMSPQACRGLAHPTSDIWSLGIIVHLCLAGTYPYPPETFTDPETFVANIGSGRLTPVIADTCEMTGEARSFIEQCLTLSHTERPSASALLKHGFVER; encoded by the coding sequence ATGGCGCATCGCGACTCTGATGCGATAACTCCTCACTCTCCGCGCAGCCAACCGAGGACCCCGACGGGGCACATTGGAAAACAGAAGGATGCGATTGACCGGGATGGGGTGCAGCCAGGGGGAGACGTGGGGATTGGGGCGGCGAGCTTACAGCGCTGGCGTGGGATGTATGACGGAGGGAGCAAAATTGCTCCCTTCCTCTCGgagcgacacacgcaccagcagAGCAAGGAAAAAGTCGCGATTGGTGGGGACTCTTCCACTGTGGTCGTGAGCCCTAACGTGAttgccgccacgccgcgcgAAAGCCGCAGCCCGCTTGACAGCGCCACTATCCCACCATCCCCGCTGCAAGTGCACCCCAAGCCGATTCTGCCTGCGTCCGTGGCTGCCTCCACGTCACTCGCCAGGCAACACGGTGTCCGTGGTAACGTGCGGTCTGTCGACAAGGCGTCAACGGATAATGACGAGCAGGCCGACTCACAAGGGCATAGTAGTCCGTCGTGCTCTATAATTGCCCCTTCCAgcaacggcggtggtgactTTTCACTGGAGACAGACAACGACGCGCAGCTCAGCAACGCCCCGTGCCACGCGCCGTCGGGGAGGCGACTCACTCAGCTGGAGCTACCTTTCCCGCAGGCGACGCTCAGTAGCCCTTTGCAGTCTGCCCAGTCTACCTCGGCCGATGGCGTGGACACGTCTGCCGGCTCGCAGGACACTCGGCTGTCGTCGAAGCGGAGCACGGCaagccgccgctgctacgTGCCAGGGCGTGCCTCTCGGCTCCACGCAAACACCCTCCTTtccgacggcggtggcgggatGCTGAGCGCTCTCTTGAGCACCACTTCGCGGGTTACAACACAAGCGAGTCAAGTcaccacacgcgcgccgAACGAGTCCCTCCACGGCCTTGATACAAGCTACATGCGGGCATCATTGCTGCCCCTCACCAGTGAGACGGACTCCACTTCAGAGGGCACATCTCTGACGCCAGTGCATCAACGTGATGCGTCCATCACATATCTCTCGtcgcttccgccgccgccgccgccgccggtgcgcacgAGGACCTTCACCCTTGCCGAGGCCACGGAgcacgcggcgcatgcgcctgccGCGCATTCTTCGACTCGGTGGACGCCGTCTGCGCTGATGACGCCGCCGTTGATGGTGGTAGAATCGCGCTCTCTGGCACCTTCTTTTCGTACGCGCAACCCCCTcatgcagcagcgacaactCTCGCACGGGCACCTCGGTGAACATGCAGTGGCACCATCTCAGTTCCATGACGACGCCGCACCCGCGGCAGCCGGCCCCCCTTGCCCCTGTTATCGAGGCCCACGCTCTGCCTTACTTCGAGGCTGCACAGACAGAGGGCAAAGCGCTTCGCGCACCCCACCCATCGCGGTGCTCGTCCCGCTTCCGCCGGAGTCGGAGGAAtcggcaccggcaccagcGTCAACACCAGCAATagcctcaccgccgcctaCGCAACCACTGGATAGCGACACTTATGAGGTGAACGCAGACAGCATGGCCTCGGAGATGAGTTTCCGCTACCGAGAGCGGCCTTCTCCTAGGGCACAGCAACTAGATCAGgcgtcggtgctggagcCGCGCGCTTCCGTATGTGTGTCACCGCTTCACCCTTCGCTGTCTCAAGTTTATGCGCTCACTCcgaggccgcagcagccgcggtcgacgccggcgcgctcttctccccctcgcaACGGCGATCCTACACTGCTCGAGTATGTTGCTAACTTAAAGCCACCACGCGGCTCTTGCAGCGTCCGTGGAGGTCTTCTGTCTGTCGGCGTAGCTCTCTGCGCTGTGCCGTTGTGCGCGGCCATTCTGCTGTTTGGTTTACATTACTGGGCTGTTACGTTGCAAGAGAAGAGCTatgcggaggcgctgctgcgccctcgCATGGGGACGATGCTGAAAGTCGAcgtggcactgctgctcagcATTTTGGTTTCGATTGCGGTGGTCGGTGGTGGAAGTGGCGCAGCCATCTACGTCCTGCTTTACCGCCTCGCCATCCGCCATCAGGTGCGTGCCTttgctctctgcgtgcgaCTTGCAGATGCGCTGCCACCGTTGGATGTGCACCGCCTCGCAGCGGAGGACTCGGAGGGTCGGCACGACAGCGCGACGCCTATCGACGCAGCTACTGCGGTGGGACAgcacgccgccagcggcgatACTCGTACGCAGTGGTTCTCTCCGTTTGTCGCCCGATGGCATGAGGAGGTGAGTCGACTTGTCAAGCTTGTCACGTGCCCGATAGAGGTGAGCCAGGCGGAGTGGCgctcctttctcttctcggagcggcgcagcctcGCCTTGCCGAACGAGGGCGCGAATGGGAGCGGTGATCGCCCCGTGGCAGAGACGACGCTGGCTGATGGCCCCTTtcgcaacagcaacaacagccgCTCGCTCCCTTTTGGCGTGCAAGCGTCGGTGCCCATGACTGAGAACGAGCCGTGGCCACCGCATGACGCGCAACCCGGATCGCGGTATCGAATGAGCGAAGCCGTCTTCTCCCGGCGACCGCAGCACCCAGTGGACGTGAGCAAGCGGCAAGAGGCGGtcacggtggtggtgtgccgcCTCATGGCCCCGGCCGAGCTGCTTGTGGAGCAGAGGCCCCTGACGCAGGTGCAGCTGAaagagctgcagcgactCTCGAACGAGTTtcaccagcgcctccgcACCGTGCCGCGGACGTCGTATGCTGCCATTACGGAGGTGGGCGTGCATGAAGTGGTCTTCTCCTTTAATACCTTCTCTCCGCTACCTTCTCTGGTTGCAAGCCccgcggccgtggcgctggcTGTGTTAGCGCACAAGGCGCTTGTGGAGTGGTCGCCGACGTATCTTGGCACCCCGGTGCAGTGGGGCATCGCCGTGCACCGTTTCGATGCTTACATGTCCCCCACACGCGGTATGCAAGGGCGGCTCTACGTCAGTTTTGGGACGGTCGAGTACGACTTTGCCCGTTTactggcggagctggcggcacTGTTCAACTACGGTGCGTTGTGTCACGCCGGGTTTCTTGCGGACGCCTCGTGTGAGTCGCAATGTCTCCCCGTAGACTACGTGATGGATTTGCGTCAGCAGGCCTTTGTGGTGTACCAGCTacacgacggcgacgtcgacagggagcagcggctgcagatGCATAGTGCGATAGCGTCCATGCGCAACGGCGAGTACAAGGCAGCTGCGGATGCACTGAGAgtgtggaggaggaagaacggcggctgcagcgggcTGCCGAGGACCGCTGCACACCTGCGATATGTTGCGGGGTTTCTGGAGTGCGCCGCGCGTAGGCGTCGGCCGCGCGTTTCGGAGGCCAAAGTAGCGGCAGAGACCGCACCGTCTTTCACTTGTGCGGTCGAGGGTGTTGCCGAGTGGGCTGGAGAAAGTCTTCTGACGTCGTATTTCCGCCCACCGCCtgtgtgggaggaggaggaggcgccgcaAGCGCCGAGCCCTGACCTGCTCTGCGCGCCAGCTATTCAGGCGACGAGCGGGGGCGGTAGTTGCGGTTTGCAAAGACGGGAGTGCGGTAGCAGCAACGTCCTTGTGCCGTCTTCCGCGCAACCATCGCGTGGCGCCGCGGGCGAGTTGACGACGTTCTTTCGATCACTGATGCGCCGCTCATACCGGGCTCGCACCCGCTACGTACTGTCGACTGAGCAACAGGAGGGCCAAGTAGGATCCAGGGCCATGGGGGAAGCTCCGCATCAGCCGCGCGAGGTCTTGGCAGCGATAGAGGGCGACGCAAGTCCACCTAGCTCTTTGCAGAGGTGTTATGGGCCACCCTCTCCTGGGACCGAGTCCGTCTCAGGAGAAGGTAACGTGCTCGAGGCCGGCTCTGCGCCTCTTTCGCCGCGCGACAACGTCACcggctgctcctcctcgttccATGCGACGCGCTCTGTTTTCGAGGCGTCGACCCCGATCACCACGTTTCCGGACGTGGTGAGTGGAGATCGGAAGTGGGCTGCGCTCGCACTTCTGACAGAGCCGGACCAAAGCACCATCACCGTGACCGCGTCGAGACCGCACCTCTTCTCGAACAGTTGGAGTCTTGCAGAATCTGGTGTGCCGGAGATGCCGACTCTGACGCCGCTGACCTCTGGGGTTTTGCGGTCGTCGCAGTTGGATGTCCGGCGGCAACGTCGCACCTCTATTCTAATCCCGGCAGCGAAAAAGGAAGACGATGCGGCGGGTCCTGTCACCGCCTGTGCATCCGCTAAGGAGAACGCGACTCTGCGCTCTtcgcgagggcggcgcgacagcggcggtTGCAGGAGTGAGCGGCCACGCGGTCGTAGTGGCTCCCAGTTTACGACGGAGGTCCCGACTAGCGATGAGTTGTCGTCACGGCTGTTGGGGCATCCATGCGTCTCCCAGCTGACCGACACCACGATCGCTCACTTCCCGTCCGAGGTGAGCCACGAATCTCTGTCGGCGCGCTCTGGTTCAGTGCGTCCGCGCGCCTCTGcgagcaccgcagccgcctcctcggttctccctctctttgcgGACAGCACGGTCCCCTTCACTCTGCAGGACAGGGCAGAGGCGCGCAGTGAGGAGGAGACTGCCTGCGAGGCAGATCTTAATCAAGAGCTGTCGATGATGTCTGTTGCGCAGCGCTCCCGTTCCCGGCGCAGCCACcgtgcgacggcgcagccATCGTCTGTGGTCTGCTCCTGTACGAGGCGCATCGACAACAGCTTGAGCAACACGGTAATGGTCTTCCAAGGCTTCCACCCAGACGGTTATCTGGTTGTGGTGAAGCGTGCGGACCGTCGTGCTGCGAagcaggtggcgcagctgcggaaCGAAGTGGATCTGTTGCGGGAGCTGCATCACCGCAACATTGTCAACATTGTCAGTGCCTGGaaggacgacgaggcggtGTATTTCGCGATGGAGTACGCTTGCGAGACGCTCGCCACCGTGCTGCAGAAGTTcaaggtgctgctgcccgggGTTGTACGCTTCTACGCGCGTGAGCTGCTGAACGCCCTGGTCTATCTGCACCGGGACTGCGGCATCATCCACCGCGATCTGTCGCCCAACAACATCATCATCACCAACACAACGGATCGAAGTCGCGTGAAGCTAATTGACTTTGGCCGCTCCATCATGGCACCGCGCTTCTGCAGTGGTAGCATTAGCATGTCGACGACAGTGCCAGGCAACGCCAGCCTCGAGTTCACGGAGCGCCGCTCGAGCCGCAACAAGGTAAGTGCCACGGACATGCCCACGTCGGTCGTCGGGACGCCCCTCTTCATGTCTCCGCAGGCTTGCAGAGGCCTTGCGCACCCGACGAGTGACATCTGGAGCTTGGGCATCATTGTGCACCTGTGTCTCGCAGGAACCTACCCGTACCCACCAGAGACCTTTACCGATCCCGAGACGTTTGTTGCAAATATCGGGAGCGGCCGGTTGACTCCGGTGATCGCGGACACTTGCGAGATGACTGGCGAGGCACGCAGCTTTATCGAACAGTGCTTGACCCTGAGCCACACCGAACGTCCCTCTGCCTCAGCGCTTCTGAAACACGGCTTTGTAGAACGCTGA